The proteins below come from a single Triticum aestivum cultivar Chinese Spring chromosome 5D, IWGSC CS RefSeq v2.1, whole genome shotgun sequence genomic window:
- the LOC123123811 gene encoding KH domain-containing protein At4g18375, whose amino-acid sequence MKPSGKRTSQHRDHDREDRDQKRRPAHTQETSGTDELVVYRILCPDKVIGSVIGKGGKVINSIRQQTNAKVKIVDPYPGADKRVVLVYCYVKHRDVMISDIDDDDDREPVCAAQNALLMVHDAIVDALAITSDSDDKEANILVPASQAASVIGKSGAVIKRLRSVSKSFIKVKPKDPSDVTHSCAMSFDNFVQITGDTRAVKKALFAVSTIIYKCPSKENIPLETSIDELPPTIILPSELPVYPASSLYSVSDASVSSGHPSLSILGARSRGSHVPEFTVPTDAHGGLPIYQSMVPAIPTYNTPKCSGELLVRVVCPGDRIGLVIGKGGMTIKNIRKESGASVDVDDAKNDKEESIITISSTEATDDVKSAAVEAVLLLQAKINDETEDRIHLRLLVPGNVIGCLIGKGGSIINDMRNKSKAIIHISKGTKPRKASSSDELVEVFGEVDKLRDALVQIVLRLREEVLKDSVGRQNSGKDGKLTVATTEPVYSSSFPMPALLPYSQQITPLRHDQRGEAERGSNVFPRSNLYHGYSPRQAVDDGFGVRSSYTSKPYGRRVPDMEMFIPSSGLSKVMGKHGTNLDNIRKISGADIEIIESKSSRHEHVANIFGTPEQRQSAENLIKAFIMST is encoded by the exons ATGAAGCCTTCTGGTAAGCGTACCAGCCAACACAGGGATCATGACAGAGAAGACAGGGATCAAAAGCGGAGGCCGGCTCACACCCAGGAGACCTCCGGTACGGACGAATTGGTTGTTTACCGGATACTTTGTCCAGACAAAGTGATTGGTAGTGTAATTGGCAAGGGTGGCAAGGTGATAAATTCCATCCGGCAACAGACAAATGCCAAAGTCAAGATTGTCGACCCATACCCTGGTGCTGACAAAAGGGTTGTTTTGGTATATTGTTATGTCAAGCATAGAGATGTCATGATTAGCGacatagatgatgatgatgatagggAGCCTGTTTGCGCAGCACAAAATGCATTACTCATGGTGCATGATGCAATTGTTGATGCTCTGGCAATCACTAGTGACTCTGATGATAAAGAAGCCAACATTCTTGTACCAGCTAGTCAAGCTGCAAGTGTTATTGGAAAATCTGGTGCTGTCATCAAGAGGCTTCGCTCAGTTTCAAAATCATTCATTAAAGTTAAACCAAAAGATCCAAGCGATGTTACACACTCATGTGCTATGAGTTTTGATAATTTCGTTCAG ATAACTGGGGACACTAGAGCTGTCAAGAAGGCATTGTTTGCAGTATCAACAATTATCTACAAATGTCCATCAAAAGAGAACATTCCTCTTGAAACATCTATTGATGAACTTCCTCCAACCATTATACTTCCTTCAGAGCTTCCAGTTTATCCGGCTAGTAGCTTATACTCAGTGTCAGATGCTTCTGTGTCCTCTGGGCATCCAAGTCTGTCTATCTTAGGGGCAAGAAGTCGTGGTTCTCATGTTCCTGAATTTACTGTACCCACTGATGCTCATGGTGGATTGCCCATTTATCAGTCTATGGTCCCAGCTATTCCTACTTATAACACCCCAAAATGTTCAGGAGAGCTATTGGTGCGTGTTGTATGCCCTGGTGACAGGATTGGGTTAGTTATTGGTAAAGGTGGGATGACCATAAAGAATATAAGGAAAGAAAGTGGTGCAAGCGTAGATGTTGATGACGCAAAGAATGATAAGGAGGAAAGCATAATCACCATTTCGTCCACTGAG GCCACCGATGATGTTAAGTCTGCAGCAGTGGAAGCTGTTCTTCTGCTTCAAGCAAAGATCAACGATGAAACTGAAGATAGAATTCATCTCCGCCTTCTTGTTCCGGGTAATGTCATTGGCTGCCTTATCGGCAAGGGTGGTTCAATCATTAATGACATGCGGAATAAGTCTAAGGCAATTATCCACATATCCAAGGGCACTAAGCCCCGGAAGGCATCTTCCAGTGATGAGCTTGTTGAG GTGTTCGGGGAAGTGGACAAACTGCGTGATGCTCTTGTTCAGATCGTTCTAAGGCTCCGGGAAGAAGTTCTGAAGGACAGCGTGGGGAGGCAAAATTCTGGCAAGGATGGGAAGCTAACTGTTGCCACCACTGAACCCGTGTATTCAAGCAGCTTTCCGATGCCAGCATTATTACCTTACAGTCAACAAATCACTCCATTGCGCCATGATCAAAGGGGTGAAGCTGAGCGTGGTTCGAATGTATTTCCTCGTAGCAACTTGTATCATGGATACAGCCCCAGGCAG GCTGTAGATGATGGATTTGGAGTACGCTCCTCATACACTTCAAAGCCATATGGAAG ACGCGTCCCAGATATGGAAATGTTTATTCCTTCTAGCGGCCTTTCAAAAGTAATGGGGAAGCACGGTACAAACTTGGACAACATTAGAAAG ATTTCTGGAGCTGACATTGAAATTATTGAATCAAAATCATCTCGTCATGAGCATGTTGCTAACATATTTGGCACCCCGGAGCAGAGGCAGTCGGCAGAGAATTTGATCAAAGCTTTCATAATGTCTACTTAA